Genomic window (Senegalia massiliensis):
GCTTCATAACTTCTTAATGGTTTAGCCCACTCATCTAGTTTTTTCTGTGCATCATATCTAAGGTTATATACATCTATATATCTTTCATCTTTCCAGTATAAAGTTATAACTTTATCACTGTACTCATGATTTTCAACATAAGGTATACCATCATTTATGCCTTCTATACCTAAATCATTTTTACCTTTTGGAATTAATCTAGTAGCAAAATCATAAGTATCAGAGGTAACAGATAAGTCTTTTAAATTTATCTCATCATGAAAATAAACACCCTTATCAGTGCCTAACTTTTCTTCTATATAAATTCTTTTATTTACATTATCAAATTTAATTTCAGCCTTAAATTTATCTACTGCTTTTTTTATTAATGCTAGCTTAGTAGTATTAGTACCTGTTACAGTTCTTTTTATTGTCATAGAGGATATTACAGTCCATCCCATACCTTGTAATAGATCATCTATCATATCTTTAATAGTCATTGTTATATATGCTTTATTTTCTACATACTCAATTAATTCTTCTAAGTCATATTTACCTACTACCTCATACCCTTTACTCTTTTTATTCTTTTCCTTTATTACAAAGTTACCTTCTCTAGTTTTAATATATCCTTCTTCTTCTATAATTTCACCTAGACTTAAAGGAATCTGGAATAGCAAAGTATCTGTTATATTAACTTCTTGATCTATTCTAGTGTTATCAGGACCTTCTATTCCTCTAATGTAATTTTTATTCTTATCAAATATCTTTAACATATTCCACCTCCTTAAATCCATCTAGGTTTGTACTTTATAATTATATCTAAAGTATCGTTATCTACAGATATATTATTTTCTCCTGGTTCCAATCGAGGAAAGCCCCAAGAATCATAATCTAGAAATTTATTCTCTCCATTTTCAGTAATAAGTCCCTTCACTCCATCTAATATTACTGTATTATCTATAGTAAGGTTATTAAGAGTAATGTCTTCTCCAAATCCAGTTATATTTACCGAAGCTACATCTATACTAGGAGTAATTTCTACTATAGCTGGAGTAGTATCATTACCTCCTACAAATATAGTTAGATCATTACTTTTATTAAAATTTATTGTTTTTTCTTGTTCTTCTTCAATTACTTTCATTTCTATAGATATAACTTCAAATCCATTAACTTTATTTTTTATGTCATTATTAACCATAGAACCTCTATAAAAGTTAAGTAAACTTTTAAACTTTAT
Coding sequences:
- a CDS encoding phage distal tail protein, giving the protein MYINNKDITEYNAKLLNRIIYPSETTINNEWNDNSLEPIIDEKVKRKYKRVLIEIEFQGTPEEIEMNKSNLLKDISIATIKFKSLLNFYRGSMVNNDIKNKVNGFEVISIEMKVIEEEQEKTINFNKSNDLTIFVGGNDTTPAIVEITPSIDVASVNITGFGEDITLNNLTIDNTVILDGVKGLITENGENKFLDYDSWGFPRLEPGENNISVDNDTLDIIIKYKPRWI